One Thermus sp. LT1-2-5 DNA segment encodes these proteins:
- a CDS encoding cytochrome c3 family protein gives MRRRNRWVRTLFWGSVFGVFALLGVVFSGVAVGAFEQRTLPVEQPIPFSHAFHAGGLGLSCRYCHASVEHAAYAGLPPTETCMTCHTFVKPDSPNLALVRRSWETGAPIQWNRVINLPDFVYFNHAAHVAKGVGCAECHGRVDQMPVVYQPQAFTMKFCLSCHRNPEAHLRPKEQVFNMAYTPDPELGKKLKALYQIRSPEALTSCNTCHR, from the coding sequence ATGCGGAGACGCAACCGTTGGGTACGTACCCTTTTTTGGGGCTCGGTTTTCGGGGTTTTCGCCCTCTTGGGGGTGGTTTTCTCGGGGGTGGCGGTGGGGGCTTTTGAGCAACGCACCTTGCCCGTGGAGCAGCCCATCCCTTTCAGCCACGCCTTTCACGCCGGGGGGCTTGGCCTTTCCTGCCGCTACTGCCACGCTTCCGTGGAGCACGCCGCCTACGCCGGGCTTCCCCCCACCGAAACCTGCATGACCTGCCATACCTTTGTGAAGCCGGATAGCCCCAACCTGGCCCTGGTGCGCCGAAGCTGGGAGACGGGAGCGCCCATCCAGTGGAACCGGGTCATCAACCTGCCTGACTTCGTCTATTTCAACCATGCGGCCCACGTGGCCAAGGGGGTGGGGTGCGCCGAGTGCCACGGGCGGGTGGACCAGATGCCCGTGGTCTACCAGCCCCAGGCCTTCACCATGAAGTTCTGCCTTTCCTGCCACCGCAATCCCGAGGCCCATCTGAGGCCCAAGGAGCAGGTCTTCAACATGGCCTACACCCCTGACCCGGAGCTGGGCAAGAAGCTCAAGGCGCTTTACCAGATCCGTTCCCCCGAGGCCCTTACCAGTTGCAACACCTGCCACCGCTAG
- the tsaE gene encoding tRNA (adenosine(37)-N6)-threonylcarbamoyltransferase complex ATPase subunit type 1 TsaE produces the protein MGTLLLVRELRSLEDTQALAQQALPLLPEGALVVLEGPLGAGKTTFARFLAEAMGFGGRVTSPTYTLIHTYPTPQGPLVHADLYRLKDPAPLLPQLEAAREGARLVLVEWGDPMALGADFLLRLTPQEEARRAELWRLHPSEEEGI, from the coding sequence ATGGGAACGCTCCTCCTTGTCCGCGAGCTCCGAAGCCTGGAAGACACCCAGGCCCTGGCCCAGCAAGCCCTTCCCCTCCTGCCCGAAGGGGCCCTGGTGGTCCTGGAGGGCCCTTTAGGAGCGGGCAAGACCACCTTCGCCCGCTTCCTGGCGGAGGCCATGGGCTTTGGGGGCCGGGTGACGAGCCCCACCTACACCCTGATCCACACCTACCCCACGCCCCAAGGCCCCCTGGTCCACGCCGACCTTTACCGCCTGAAGGACCCCGCCCCCCTCCTCCCCCAGCTGGAGGCGGCCCGGGAAGGGGCGCGGCTTGTTTTGGTGGAGTGGGGGGACCCCATGGCCTTAGGGGCGGACTTCCTCCTTCGCCTCACGCCGCAGGAAGAGGCGCGGCGGGCAGAACTATGGCGCCTCCACCCCAGCGAGGAGGAGGGCATCTAG
- a CDS encoding TlpA disulfide reductase family protein, protein MLKRVFLALGMLLGLAMAVQPGERIPDFALLDPKGNLVTPATLKKPAVLVFWASWCPVCRAEFPGLHKVAEETGVPFYVISREPKDTKEVVLAYMKAYPRFIPLLASDRDRPHEVANRFKVLGQPWTFVVDGEGKVVALFAGRAGREALLDALLLAGVEAP, encoded by the coding sequence ATGCTCAAGCGGGTTTTTTTGGCGTTGGGGATGCTCCTGGGCTTGGCCATGGCGGTGCAGCCAGGGGAGCGCATCCCCGACTTCGCCCTTTTAGACCCCAAGGGCAACCTGGTTACCCCCGCTACCCTGAAAAAGCCGGCGGTCTTGGTGTTTTGGGCCAGTTGGTGCCCGGTGTGCCGGGCGGAGTTCCCGGGCCTCCACAAGGTGGCGGAGGAAACCGGGGTGCCCTTCTATGTCATCAGCCGCGAGCCCAAGGACACCAAGGAGGTGGTCCTGGCCTACATGAAGGCCTACCCCCGCTTCATCCCCCTTCTGGCCTCGGACCGGGATAGGCCCCACGAGGTGGCCAACCGCTTCAAGGTGTTGGGCCAGCCCTGGACCTTCGTGGTGGATGGGGAAGGGAAGGTGGTGGCCCTCTTCGCCGGGCGGGCAGGGCGGGAAGCTTTGCTAGATGCCCTCCTCCTCGCTGGGGTGGAGGCGCCATAG
- a CDS encoding metal-binding protein, which yields MPSGRVHEAVNLTFLGAGALAYLAQGGSPEEPRALAFALAYLAGTYLLSPDLDLAEKGVRPGRRWGVLGLLWRPYGWLFRHRGLSHTWVLGPLTRLAYLGGVGWLLAHLAQTLGAYLGVPLDLRPPSWPKEAFWWGLLGYYLSQWLHLVADGIWPDHDLKQLRRPR from the coding sequence ATGCCCTCGGGGCGCGTGCACGAGGCGGTAAACCTGACCTTTTTGGGGGCTGGGGCCCTTGCTTACCTGGCCCAAGGCGGCTCCCCCGAGGAGCCCCGGGCCTTAGCCTTCGCCCTGGCCTATCTGGCCGGCACCTACTTGCTTTCCCCCGACCTGGACCTGGCGGAAAAGGGGGTCCGCCCTGGGCGGCGCTGGGGGGTGTTGGGCCTCCTCTGGCGCCCCTATGGCTGGCTTTTCCGTCACCGGGGGCTTTCCCACACCTGGGTTCTGGGGCCCTTGACCCGGCTCGCTTACCTGGGCGGGGTGGGATGGCTCTTGGCCCACCTCGCCCAGACCCTTGGGGCCTACCTGGGGGTACCCCTGGACCTTAGGCCCCCTTCCTGGCCCAAGGAAGCCTTTTGGTGGGGGCTTTTGGGGTACTATCTGTCCCAGTGGCTTCACCTGGTAGCGGACGGCATCTGGCCCGACCACGATCTAAAGCAACTGCGGCGGCCAAGGTAA
- a CDS encoding cyanophycinase has translation MRQGFFALLTADPLRGALRPVEERLLAEARGEALFLVPYPLRDLAEAWRLAYRHLGLKRGKVVYLRRREEAFDPEVAQRVAESSLVLLAAEGLPEFLDLIRGSLLLQALLEVYRQGGGVVALGEAAGMLGEAAFYSLEGEVRAALGLALLRGLALLPRVEERGRFLALSRLVADNPDLVGLGLLENTALRLLKGLGEVWAGGVTLVDAGGAEFTARGVKGLKVDVLSAGERFPLPAL, from the coding sequence ATGCGTCAGGGCTTTTTCGCCTTGCTCACCGCAGACCCCTTGCGGGGGGCCTTGCGCCCCGTGGAGGAGAGGCTTTTGGCGGAGGCCCGGGGGGAGGCGCTCTTCCTCGTGCCTTATCCTTTGCGGGACCTGGCGGAGGCCTGGCGCCTGGCCTACCGCCACCTGGGGCTTAAGCGGGGGAAGGTGGTCTACCTAAGGCGGAGGGAAGAGGCCTTTGACCCCGAGGTGGCGCAGAGGGTAGCGGAAAGCTCCTTGGTGCTGTTGGCCGCCGAGGGGCTCCCGGAGTTTTTGGACCTTATCCGGGGAAGCCTCCTCCTCCAGGCCCTCCTGGAGGTGTACCGCCAAGGCGGGGGCGTGGTGGCCTTGGGAGAAGCGGCGGGAATGTTGGGCGAGGCTGCCTTTTACTCCCTGGAAGGGGAGGTGCGGGCGGCCTTGGGCCTAGCCCTTTTGCGGGGCCTCGCCCTTTTGCCCCGGGTGGAGGAGCGGGGGCGGTTTTTGGCCCTTTCCCGCCTGGTGGCGGACAACCCCGACCTGGTGGGCCTGGGGCTTTTGGAGAACACCGCCTTGCGCCTCCTCAAGGGCTTAGGGGAGGTCTGGGCGGGGGGGGTGACCCTGGTGGACGCCGGTGGGGCGGAGTTCACCGCCAGGGGCGTGAAGGGGCTCAAGGTGGACGTGCTTTCGGCGGGGGAACGCTTCCCTTTGCCCGCCCTTTAG
- a CDS encoding TetR/AcrR family transcriptional regulator produces MVSPPGAISKGKKRAILEATLEILREMGLSGLKMEEVARRAEVGKGTIYLYFRDKKDLLRSLVEERTWAFYREVEEVVRLRAPFFVRLEALLRKRLAWIEEWRGLWAAVAREAMEDPTPWLKGLHQHYLDLLEELVRSGQAEGAVRPELSPKATAAVLAALGCTPQLEVEAYMEHLLLVLRKGVAP; encoded by the coding sequence ATGGTATCCCCCCCGGGGGCGATTTCCAAGGGCAAGAAGCGGGCCATCCTCGAGGCCACCTTGGAAATTCTCCGGGAGATGGGGCTTTCCGGGCTCAAGATGGAGGAGGTGGCCCGGAGAGCGGAGGTGGGAAAGGGCACCATTTACCTCTACTTCCGTGACAAGAAGGACCTCTTACGCTCCTTGGTGGAGGAAAGGACCTGGGCCTTTTACCGGGAGGTAGAGGAGGTGGTGCGCCTGCGGGCGCCCTTTTTTGTGCGCCTAGAAGCCCTCTTGCGCAAGCGCCTGGCCTGGATAGAGGAGTGGCGGGGCCTTTGGGCCGCCGTGGCCCGGGAGGCCATGGAAGACCCCACCCCTTGGCTCAAGGGCCTGCACCAGCACTACCTGGACCTCCTGGAAGAACTGGTGCGAAGCGGCCAGGCGGAAGGGGCCGTGCGGCCCGAGCTGTCCCCCAAGGCCACCGCCGCCGTCCTTGCGGCCTTGGGGTGTACCCCCCAGCTAGAGGTGGAGGCCTACATGGAGCACCTCCTTTTGGTGCTCCGGAAAGGAGTTGCGCCGTGA
- a CDS encoding CarD family transcriptional regulator gives MKEFRPGDKVVLPPYGVGVVAGIAQRSVSGVSRAYYQVDFPGSRSKAYVPVESPHSVGMRKALAPEEVPVILDLLKNGRMPLPKQWAARHRKTSEILADGNPYRIAQMAGQLRAWELERGLADLDRQALRRAIYLLAEEVSQTLEISVQEAKRLFEEAWGEELN, from the coding sequence GTGAAAGAATTTCGTCCCGGCGACAAGGTGGTCCTGCCCCCTTACGGGGTCGGTGTGGTGGCGGGCATAGCCCAACGGAGCGTGAGCGGCGTAAGCCGAGCCTACTACCAGGTGGATTTTCCCGGCTCCCGTTCCAAGGCCTACGTACCCGTGGAATCCCCCCATAGCGTGGGCATGCGCAAGGCCTTGGCCCCGGAGGAGGTACCCGTCATCCTGGACCTCTTGAAAAACGGGCGCATGCCCCTGCCCAAGCAGTGGGCGGCCCGGCACCGGAAGACGAGCGAGATCCTGGCGGACGGGAACCCGTACCGCATCGCCCAAATGGCGGGGCAGCTTCGGGCCTGGGAGCTGGAGCGAGGCCTCGCCGACCTGGATCGCCAGGCCCTGCGGCGGGCCATCTACCTATTGGCGGAAGAGGTTTCCCAAACCCTGGAAATCAGCGTGCAAGAGGCTAAGCGCCTCTTTGAGGAGGCCTGGGGCGAGGAGCTCAACTAG
- the ispE gene encoding 4-(cytidine 5'-diphospho)-2-C-methyl-D-erythritol kinase gives MERLAVAKVNLGLSLLGRRPDGYHELHTLFAALTFGDRLFLEPIPEGIEFRGRYGKRNLAYRAAALYLEAAGWPGGVRIVLEKALPEGAGLGGGSSDAAQVLLGLKELYPAEVDLVALALSLGADVPFFLRGGGAEARGIGERLRPVALPPLPVVVFAPGLRLPTPKVYGEVKPHDFAPELPVEEILAALARGQEPPYWNSLEGPAFRLYPELEAVKARLKALGLKGVLMSGSGSAFFGLAESEGQAKEAVAALRHQGFARFGVLGGGHVPT, from the coding sequence ATGGAACGGCTAGCGGTGGCCAAGGTCAACCTGGGCCTTTCCCTGTTGGGGAGGCGGCCCGATGGGTACCACGAGCTCCACACCCTCTTCGCCGCCCTCACCTTCGGGGACCGCCTCTTCCTGGAGCCCATTCCCGAGGGGATTGAGTTCAGGGGCCGCTACGGCAAGCGGAACCTAGCCTACCGGGCAGCAGCGTTGTACCTGGAGGCGGCGGGCTGGCCAGGGGGGGTGCGGATCGTTTTGGAAAAAGCCCTGCCCGAGGGGGCGGGCCTGGGTGGGGGAAGCTCGGACGCCGCCCAGGTGCTTCTGGGCCTGAAGGAACTCTACCCGGCGGAGGTGGACCTCGTGGCCTTAGCCCTTTCCCTGGGGGCGGACGTGCCCTTTTTCCTCCGGGGCGGGGGGGCGGAGGCGCGGGGGATTGGGGAGCGGCTTCGCCCCGTGGCCCTTCCTCCCTTGCCCGTGGTGGTCTTCGCCCCCGGCTTGCGCCTTCCCACGCCCAAGGTCTACGGGGAGGTGAAGCCGCACGATTTCGCCCCGGAGCTTCCCGTGGAGGAAATCCTGGCGGCACTCGCCCGGGGGCAGGAGCCCCCTTACTGGAATAGCCTCGAGGGCCCCGCCTTCCGCCTCTACCCGGAGCTCGAGGCGGTAAAGGCCCGCCTCAAGGCCTTGGGGCTCAAGGGGGTACTCATGTCGGGCTCGGGGAGCGCCTTTTTTGGTTTGGCGGAAAGCGAGGGCCAGGCCAAGGAGGCGGTGGCGGCCTTACGGCACCAGGGATTTGCCCGTTTTGGGGTTCTGGGAGGCGGCCATGTCCCCACTTGA
- the ispD gene encoding 2-C-methyl-D-erythritol 4-phosphate cytidylyltransferase — MEVSVLIPAAGKGERLGLGPKAFLPLGGKTLLEWALDAFAQAAEVLVALPPGVEAPRGLRATFVPGGETRQASVARLLEAASLPLVLVHDVARPFVTRGLVERVLKATQATGAAVPVLPVPDTLVQPEGEGYGVVVPREALRLVQTPQGFFTALLREAHAYARKRDLTATDDAQLVRALGYPVALVEGERTAFKITYPEDLLLAEALAQAWNG; from the coding sequence GTGGAGGTTTCCGTCCTCATCCCCGCCGCCGGGAAAGGCGAGCGGCTCGGCCTGGGCCCCAAGGCCTTCTTGCCGCTGGGGGGGAAGACCCTTTTGGAGTGGGCCCTGGACGCCTTTGCCCAGGCGGCGGAGGTCCTGGTGGCCCTGCCCCCGGGGGTGGAGGCGCCTCGAGGCCTCCGGGCCACGTTTGTGCCGGGCGGGGAAACCCGTCAGGCCTCCGTGGCCCGGCTCTTGGAGGCGGCGAGCCTTCCTCTGGTCCTGGTGCACGACGTGGCCCGGCCCTTCGTGACCCGGGGCCTGGTGGAAAGGGTTCTAAAGGCCACCCAGGCCACGGGGGCTGCGGTGCCGGTTTTGCCCGTCCCCGACACCCTGGTACAGCCGGAAGGGGAGGGTTATGGGGTGGTGGTGCCCCGGGAGGCGCTTCGCCTGGTGCAGACCCCCCAGGGCTTCTTCACCGCCCTGTTGCGGGAGGCCCACGCCTACGCCAGGAAGCGGGACCTCACCGCCACGGACGACGCCCAGCTGGTGCGGGCCTTGGGCTACCCCGTGGCCTTGGTGGAAGGGGAGCGGACGGCCTTTAAGATTACCTATCCCGAGGACCTCCTCCTGGCGGAGGCCCTGGCGCAAGCATGGAACGGCTAG
- a CDS encoding undecaprenyl-diphosphate phosphatase: MGPMSAWEALLLGGVEGLTEFLPVSSTGHLTLLFHLLGLPVETDPFLKTFLIAIQLGAILAILLLYGRRFLVDRALLFRIAIAFLPTAAMGFLLYPFIKGVVLGRDDVVVFFLFFVGLLLLFADRLAERARFQDATELPLGRVALIGVFQGLAALFPGTSRSGATILGGLLLGLSRKGAAEFSFLLALPTMVAAVGYDLFKSAPAIPQGGYGLLLLGFLAALLTALLTVRMALGFVERYGFRPFALYRMALALVYAYFFLR, from the coding sequence ATGGGCCCCATGAGCGCTTGGGAAGCCCTTCTCTTGGGGGGGGTGGAGGGGCTCACAGAGTTCCTGCCCGTTTCCTCCACCGGCCACCTCACCCTCCTCTTCCACCTCCTGGGCCTGCCGGTGGAAACCGACCCCTTCCTCAAAACCTTCCTCATCGCCATCCAGCTCGGGGCCATCCTGGCCATCCTCCTCCTTTACGGAAGGCGCTTCCTGGTGGACCGGGCCCTCCTCTTCCGCATCGCCATCGCCTTCTTGCCCACGGCGGCCATGGGCTTCCTCCTCTACCCCTTCATCAAGGGGGTGGTCCTGGGGCGGGACGACGTGGTGGTCTTTTTCCTCTTCTTCGTGGGTCTCCTCCTCCTCTTCGCCGACCGCCTGGCGGAAAGGGCCCGCTTCCAAGACGCCACCGAACTTCCCTTAGGCCGGGTGGCCCTCATCGGCGTCTTTCAGGGCTTGGCCGCCCTGTTCCCGGGCACCAGCCGGAGCGGGGCCACCATCCTGGGGGGGCTCCTTTTGGGGCTATCCCGCAAGGGTGCGGCGGAGTTCAGCTTCCTCCTGGCCCTCCCCACCATGGTGGCGGCGGTGGGCTACGACCTCTTCAAAAGCGCCCCCGCAATCCCCCAAGGCGGCTACGGCCTTCTCCTCCTGGGCTTTTTGGCCGCCCTCCTCACCGCCCTCCTCACCGTGCGCATGGCCTTGGGCTTCGTGGAGCGGTACGGCTTCCGCCCCTTCGCCCTCTATCGCATGGCCTTGGCCCTGGTCTACGCCTACTTCTTCCTACGCTAG